A part of Aegilops tauschii subsp. strangulata cultivar AL8/78 chromosome 2, Aet v6.0, whole genome shotgun sequence genomic DNA contains:
- the LOC109773496 gene encoding uncharacterized protein, which translates to MADWAPVFIALVLFVLLSPGLLFQVPGKNRFLEFGNKQTSGVSVLFHAVIYFALIAIFTLAVRVHVILG; encoded by the coding sequence ATGGCGGACTGGGCCCCGGTGTTCATCGCGCTGGTGCTCTTCGTCCTCCTCTCGCCGGGGCTGCTCTTCCAGGTCCCGGGCAAGAACAGGTTCCTGGAGTTCGGCAACAAGCAGACCAGCGGCGTCTCCGTGCTCTTCCACGCCGTCATCTACTTCGCCCTCATCGCCATCTTCACCCTCGCCGTCCGCGTCCACGTCATCCTTGGTTGA